One Candidatus Omnitrophota bacterium genomic window carries:
- the hypE gene encoding hydrogenase expression/formation protein HypE: MKDNSISDGYRTCPVPVSSYKKVLLGHGSGGKLTNDLISSVFMRIFDSPELDTRHDGAVMSLGGEKIAMTTDSYVVTPLFFPGGDIGSLAVHGTVNDLAMCGARARFMTAGFIIEEGLDMEVLEKVAASMKRSCDEAGVRIVAGDTKVVEKGKGDGLFINTSGVGTLMSDEPLLPSGIKEGDAIVISGDVGRHGIAIMSAREGLALKTSLESDSALLSGMVEDLISEGVNVHCLRDLTRGGLASALIELSSVSGTGMRIDEAYIPVSEEVKGVCEILGLDPLQVANEGRFICFVPAGEAEKTIKILSRHNAGRNACRIGHVDGRTSGVYMRNLVGTIRKIDMLTGEQLPRIC, encoded by the coding sequence ATGAAGGATAATAGTATATCCGATGGATATAGGACCTGTCCCGTGCCCGTGAGTTCCTACAAAAAGGTGCTTTTAGGACACGGTTCCGGAGGGAAGCTCACGAACGACCTTATTTCCAGTGTGTTCATGCGGATATTCGATTCGCCGGAACTGGACACACGCCACGACGGGGCTGTTATGTCCCTGGGCGGGGAAAAAATAGCGATGACAACGGATTCGTACGTTGTAACCCCGCTTTTCTTCCCGGGAGGGGACATCGGGTCCCTTGCCGTGCACGGTACGGTGAATGATCTGGCCATGTGCGGCGCCAGGGCCAGGTTCATGACCGCGGGGTTCATTATCGAAGAAGGGCTTGATATGGAAGTGCTCGAGAAGGTGGCGGCTTCCATGAAACGGTCCTGTGACGAGGCGGGGGTCAGGATAGTCGCGGGGGATACAAAGGTGGTTGAAAAAGGTAAAGGCGACGGACTGTTCATAAATACTTCCGGTGTCGGGACGCTCATGTCGGACGAACCCTTACTGCCTTCCGGTATCAAGGAAGGCGATGCCATAGTGATCAGCGGTGATGTCGGCCGGCACGGGATCGCGATAATGTCCGCCAGGGAAGGTTTGGCCCTCAAGACGTCACTGGAAAGCGATTCGGCTCTTCTTTCCGGTATGGTCGAGGACCTGATCTCGGAAGGCGTGAATGTCCATTGCCTGAGGGATCTAACACGGGGAGGGCTCGCCAGCGCGCTTATAGAGTTGTCGTCCGTTTCCGGTACCGGTATGAGGATAGACGAGGCTTATATCCCGGTCAGCGAGGAAGTAAAAGGCGTATGTGAGATACTGGGGCTTGATCCGCTGCAGGTGGCCAACGAGGGCAGGTTCATATGTTTTGTCCCGGCAGGAGAAGCGGAAAAGACCATTAAGATACTTTCAAGGCATAATGCCGGCAGGAACGCGTGCCGGATAGGTCATGTCGATGGGAGGACAAGCGGTGTGTACATGAGGAACCTTGTCGGCACCATCCGAAAGATAGACATGCTCACGGGAGAGCAGCTGCCGCG